In the Palaeococcus pacificus DY20341 genome, one interval contains:
- a CDS encoding cupin domain-containing protein — translation MYVNHYLDVEEKEVIMEGAKDVTIRWLVTPKFGAENFAMRYFVVKKGGHTPLHTHNYEHEIFVVKGEGYLTDGKRKIKLVQGSFAYVKPNELHQFVNEDAETFEFLCLIPNKKYNIPEEERGASDEGHTC, via the coding sequence GTGTACGTAAACCACTACTTGGATGTTGAAGAAAAGGAAGTTATAATGGAAGGTGCTAAGGACGTCACAATAAGATGGCTTGTAACACCAAAATTTGGGGCAGAAAACTTCGCTATGCGCTATTTTGTGGTTAAAAAAGGCGGTCACACTCCACTACACACTCACAACTACGAGCACGAGATATTCGTTGTTAAGGGCGAAGGCTACTTAACGGACGGAAAGAGAAAGATCAAGCTCGTACAGGGAAGCTTTGCATATGTTAAACCAAATGAGCTCCACCAATTCGTTAACGAAGACGCAGAGACTTTCGAATTCCTGTGCTTAATCCCAAACAAAAAATACAACATACCCGAAGAGGAGAGAGGAGCCTCAGACGAAGGGCACACCTGCTGA
- a CDS encoding uracil-xanthine permease family protein — MSNGMRVGIEEKVEIKKAVLLGLQHVLAMFGATVTVPLVVGTAIGLQMHEIALLIQVVLLAMGIATLLQTTIGSRYPIVQGSSFAFIPGLISIGSSLGLAAVEGALIVGGIIEALIGGLGIIGKVKKLFSPLVTGVTIMLIGFSLAHVAVKYTFNFFADPSGASIPKATLIALITFATTIYVALKGKGTLRAMPVVVGAFVGYVVSLALGMADLSLVKELPLFNLPKPLPWGRPVFDATAVVTLLFAFIVSIIESVGDYHAISAISEAPITNQNINRGIFSEGLSCSIAGLLGACGTTSYSENIGLVALTKVASRQVVQIGGIVLVLFSLIPKFSGVLASIPAPVLGGLTIALYGMISLTGLRLIKDKVELNDRNTLIIASALILGLGAPQLPPEFLAQFPKIVGSILESGMAVGALTAIILDQVLR, encoded by the coding sequence ATGAGCAATGGAATGAGAGTTGGAATCGAAGAGAAGGTTGAAATTAAAAAAGCTGTTCTTTTAGGACTTCAACACGTTTTAGCAATGTTTGGAGCAACAGTAACAGTGCCTCTCGTTGTTGGAACTGCGATAGGACTTCAAATGCACGAGATAGCGCTTTTAATACAAGTGGTGCTTTTAGCGATGGGCATTGCGACGCTCCTGCAGACTACAATAGGCTCCCGCTATCCTATAGTCCAAGGTTCGAGCTTTGCATTCATTCCCGGTCTGATAAGCATAGGCTCAAGCTTGGGGTTAGCAGCGGTAGAAGGGGCGCTAATAGTTGGCGGAATTATTGAGGCACTAATCGGCGGGCTTGGGATAATTGGGAAGGTTAAAAAGCTCTTTTCGCCGCTAGTTACTGGGGTTACAATAATGCTCATCGGATTCAGCCTAGCACATGTGGCTGTGAAATACACGTTCAACTTCTTCGCCGACCCAAGCGGGGCCAGCATTCCAAAAGCAACGCTAATAGCACTGATAACCTTTGCAACAACAATATACGTGGCTTTAAAAGGAAAAGGGACTTTAAGGGCAATGCCTGTCGTGGTCGGAGCGTTTGTGGGTTATGTAGTAAGCTTGGCACTTGGAATGGCAGATCTAAGCTTGGTTAAGGAGTTACCTCTTTTCAACTTACCCAAGCCATTGCCATGGGGAAGACCTGTCTTCGACGCAACTGCCGTGGTGACACTCCTCTTCGCATTTATAGTGAGCATTATTGAGAGCGTTGGTGATTATCACGCGATTTCAGCGATAAGCGAAGCCCCAATAACAAACCAAAATATCAACAGGGGAATCTTTAGCGAGGGGCTTTCATGTTCGATAGCCGGCCTTTTAGGGGCATGCGGCACAACGAGCTACTCCGAGAACATTGGACTGGTAGCACTCACAAAAGTAGCCAGCAGGCAGGTGGTTCAAATAGGCGGGATAGTTTTGGTGCTCTTTTCATTAATTCCAAAGTTTTCAGGGGTGTTAGCATCCATACCCGCACCGGTTTTAGGTGGGCTCACGATAGCCTTATATGGTATGATAAGCCTCACAGGGCTTAGGCTAATAAAGGATAAGGTAGAACTAAACGACAGAAACACTTTAATAATCGCAAGCGCTCTAATCCTCGGTCTGGGAGCACCTCAGCTGCCGCCAGAGTTTTTGGCGCAATTCCCCAAAATAGTGGGAAGCATTTTGGAATCTGGAATGGCGGTTGGGGCATTAACGGCTATAATCCTGGATCAAGTTTTGAGGTGA